In Novosphingobium sp. MMS21-SN21R, a single genomic region encodes these proteins:
- the nusB gene encoding transcription antitermination factor NusB, with amino-acid sequence MSRVSGQARAASRLAAVQALYQRDMEHTELHILLDEFHQHRLGAEIEDVEYAKADVRFFDDVVQGVYSRRDEIDALLSEKLAQGWALPRLDKTMLQILRAGTYELMARNDINVGTVISEYVDVAHAFFDEREAKFVNGILDAVAKAVR; translated from the coding sequence ATGAGCCGCGTTTCCGGGCAAGCCCGCGCCGCCTCGCGCCTCGCTGCCGTACAGGCGCTATACCAGCGCGACATGGAACATACCGAGCTGCACATCCTGCTCGACGAGTTCCACCAGCACCGTCTCGGCGCCGAAATCGAGGACGTTGAATACGCCAAGGCCGACGTTCGCTTTTTCGACGACGTCGTGCAGGGCGTCTATTCGCGGCGTGACGAGATCGACGCGCTGCTTTCGGAAAAGCTGGCGCAGGGCTGGGCCTTGCCCCGCCTCGACAAGACCATGCTGCAGATCCTGCGCGCAGGCACCTATGAACTGATGGCGCGGAATGACATCAATGTCGGCACCGTGATCAGCGAATATGTCGACGTCGCCCACGCCTTCTTCGACGAGCGCGAGGCGAAGTTCGTCAACGGCATTCTCGACGCCGTGGCCAAGGCCGTGCGCTGA